One Deltaproteobacteria bacterium genomic window carries:
- a CDS encoding ASCH domain-containing protein, protein MVIKALTVKQPFTTYIVNGVKTEEYRHRATLYRGPLLICSSKIPFDDDLDPKVFPNGMALGMVDLVDCRPIIRRSKYGFRYAWILAQAQEIEPFPISGRPGIFEVKLEQIPEHLRDSIQARLAAFHRADALLGD, encoded by the coding sequence ATGGTGATTAAAGCCCTCACGGTGAAACAGCCTTTCACCACCTACATCGTCAACGGGGTGAAAACTGAGGAATATCGGCACCGGGCCACCCTTTATCGCGGCCCTTTGCTGATCTGCTCCTCCAAGATTCCGTTTGATGACGACCTGGACCCCAAGGTGTTTCCCAACGGGATGGCCCTGGGGATGGTGGATTTGGTGGATTGCCGGCCCATTATCAGGCGATCCAAATACGGGTTCCGGTATGCCTGGATATTGGCCCAAGCCCAGGAAATTGAACCGTTTCCCATATCCGGGCGGCCCGGCATTTTTGAGGTCAAGCTGGAGCAAATCCCGGAGCATTTAAGGGATTCCATCCAAGCCCGGCTGGCCGCTTTTCATCGGGCAGATGCTTTACTTGGGGATTGA